Proteins from a single region of Corylus avellana chromosome ca11, CavTom2PMs-1.0:
- the LOC132165914 gene encoding uncharacterized protein LOC132165914 isoform X5, with translation MKLRFVLSEDERDRIRMMRASALKIKHDELLNRSIRSSRTSTMAAVSVEEVTSEGCLISNPVIFCKSEESGTESIKEIYPNQKQSTSNDADQYEEVSSANPVPQGVDVHRTEESQGELERNESKSLPAEFPTRSICSNEISLFLGGSGLDGASTSDSIPRNLEEDRAHNPQKQSQLGKTPSKVRNMISAFESGLAQDMRSSIKPPPTQSQSKELQQGPTFTRKRGEKINSLGALDESKSSGDTGKVEELITKKFQIKGTNSNPRDKFNVVHKEVAREEEKSHQDLMRLSPSETPTVSGRMLDEYSGTHPPCNLFPDKQDSCGNSVIVESRRGIQFKNVQEINVGGASCHKFESIDCCEAKHSSFESSGAWIFPDEARHFCVTTGGKKVMDLMGGSSTKPNVQEGKLNLSMQEYMEEHGVDAGNAIEVDKDEKNCHKVRKLKPESLEDMDTSGSGGPLGQAIKIAIMVGFGILVLLTRQRNNR, from the exons ATGAAGTTGCGGTTCGTTCTCAGTGAAGATGAGCGTGACCGAATCCGTATGATG AGAGCTTCTGCATTGAAAATTAAGCATGATGAGCTTCTCAATCGCAGTATTAGAAGTTCAAGGACTTCTACAATGGCTG CAGTAAGTGTTGAAGAGGTAACCTCCGAAGGTTGTCTGATATCAAATCCTGTTATTTTCTGCAAGAGTGAAGAATCTGGTACGGAGAGCATTAAAGAAATTTATCCTAATCAGAAGCAATCAACCTCA AATGATGCAGATCAATATGAAGAGGTTTCATCAGCAAATCCTGTGCCACAAGGAGTTGATGTCCATCGAACTGAAGAAAGTCAAGGGGAACTTGAGAGGAATGAGAGCAAGTCACTACCTGCTGAATTTCCTACAAGATCCATTTGTTCCAATGAAATTTCCTTATTTTTGGGAGGTTCAGGATTAGACGGCGCTTCCACGAGTGATTCAATACCTCGCAATTTGGAGGAAGATAGGGCTCACAACCCTCAGAAGCAGAGTCAGCTAGGGAAAACTCCTAGCAAAGTAAGGAATATGATAAGTGCCTTCGAAAGTGGTCTAGCTCAG GATATGAGGTCTTCCATCAAACCACCACCAACACAATCTCAGTCAA AGGAATTGCAACAAGGCCCAACATTTACCAGaaaaagaggagagaaaatTAATTCACTTGGAGCTTTAGATGAGAGTAAATCATCTGGGGACACTGGGAAGGTGGAAGAGTTGATCACAAAGAAATTTCAGATTAAAGGAACAAATTCAAATCCTAGGGATAAATTCAATGTAGTGCATAAAGAAGTAGctagagaggaagagaaatctCATCAAGATTTGATGAGATTATCCCCATCTGAAACACCTACAGTTTCAGGAAGGATGCTTGATGAGTATTCAGGTACGCACCCTCCTTGTAATTTGTTTCCTGATAAACAAGATTCTTGTGGCAATTCAGTTATAGTGGAAAGTAGAAGGggaattcaatttaaaaatgtacAAGAAATCAATGTTGGAGGAGCCTCATGCCATAAATTCGAATCAATAGACTGTTGTGAAGCTAAGCATTCCTCATTTGAAAGCTCTGGTGCCTGGATATTTCCAGATGAAGCAAGACACTTTTGTGTAACAACTGGTGGTAAGAAAGTCATGGATTTGATGGGAGGTAGCAGTACCAAGCCAAATGTCCAGGAAGGAAAGCTGAATCTCTCTATGCAAGAATATATGGAAGAG CATGGTGTGGATGCTGGAAATGCTATCGAGGTGGATAAAGATGAGAAGAATTGCCACAaagtaagaaaattaaaaccTGAGAGTTTGGAGGATATGGACACTTCTGGTTCTGGAGGACCCTTGGGACAg GCTATAAAAATTGCAATCATGGTCGGATTTGGAATACTTGTTCTCCTTACTAGACAAAGAAATAACAG ATAG